The Geotalea uraniireducens Rf4 genome window below encodes:
- a CDS encoding sulfurtransferase TusA family protein: MSDDNQRVIELDLRGQICPSTLLRALKEMNGHRQELKSRSVKLVFKTDNRDSTITIPDSAVNMGYEASVTKEADYYRIVVESDK, encoded by the coding sequence ATGAGTGATGACAATCAAAGGGTGATCGAGCTCGACCTGCGTGGACAGATATGCCCGTCAACATTACTGCGTGCCCTGAAAGAGATGAACGGCCACCGGCAAGAACTGAAAAGCAGGAGCGTAAAGCTGGTATTCAAGACCGACAACAGGGATTCGACCATCACCATACCCGACTCTGCCGTCAATATGGGATATGAGGCAAGCGTTACTAAAGAAGCGGATTATTACCGGATCGTCGTGGAGAGCGACAAGTGA
- a CDS encoding YeeE/YedE family protein codes for MDNSAFPLIISLSLLFGLATGFIMHRSDFCMAGMFRDLFLFRQNSMLRILALAVIASMALFEAARQTGLLLYPFPLFGSPSLANLVGGLIFGIGMVLAGGCVAGILYKMGAGSLLSAIAFAGLIAGSTVYAEIHPWWGEFARATTIFKGKVTIPQIMGIDPASVIVAVLAVALFLFHRWFREGKWARRSRAEGYLQPWKAALLLALIGLCSALIIGMPLGITTAYAKMGAYLENAFFPAHTAGLAYFQAIPLDYISPVGNTHLVGGPGWRFDAIAAVQFPLVSGIVAGGTLSALLLGEFKIYFRIPVRQCLSAFAGGTIMGMASRMAPACNIWHLLGGLPILAGQSVLFLSGLFAGAWLGSRILVKWVVRC; via the coding sequence TTGGATAACAGCGCCTTTCCTCTCATCATAAGCCTTTCTCTCCTTTTCGGCTTGGCGACGGGCTTCATCATGCACCGTTCCGATTTCTGCATGGCGGGAATGTTTCGCGACCTTTTCCTTTTCAGACAAAACTCCATGTTACGCATCCTGGCGTTGGCGGTCATCGCCAGCATGGCGCTTTTCGAAGCGGCACGGCAAACGGGGCTTTTGCTCTACCCATTCCCGCTTTTTGGCTCCCCGTCTCTGGCCAATCTTGTCGGCGGGCTGATCTTTGGTATCGGCATGGTGCTGGCCGGTGGCTGCGTGGCCGGGATCCTCTACAAAATGGGGGCCGGCAGCCTGCTGAGCGCCATCGCCTTTGCCGGTCTCATAGCCGGCAGTACCGTCTACGCGGAAATTCATCCCTGGTGGGGGGAGTTTGCCCGGGCGACCACCATCTTCAAGGGCAAAGTCACAATACCTCAGATAATGGGTATTGATCCGGCGTCGGTTATAGTGGCAGTCCTGGCCGTGGCCCTTTTTCTTTTCCATAGATGGTTCAGGGAGGGTAAATGGGCGCGTCGCTCCCGCGCCGAGGGATATCTGCAGCCGTGGAAAGCCGCCCTGCTTCTTGCCCTGATCGGTCTCTGTTCTGCGCTCATCATCGGCATGCCGTTAGGGATAACCACGGCGTATGCAAAGATGGGCGCGTATCTTGAAAACGCCTTCTTCCCGGCGCATACGGCCGGATTAGCCTATTTTCAGGCGATCCCCCTTGACTATATCAGCCCCGTAGGCAATACTCATCTGGTCGGTGGCCCTGGTTGGCGCTTTGACGCTATTGCGGCAGTCCAATTCCCGCTGGTATCAGGCATCGTAGCCGGAGGGACGTTATCCGCTCTCCTGCTCGGAGAATTCAAGATCTATTTCAGGATTCCGGTCAGGCAATGCCTTTCCGCTTTTGCCGGAGGGACAATCATGGGAATGGCGTCCCGCATGGCGCCTGCCTGTAATATATGGCACCTCTTGGGGGGGCTGCCGATTCTCGCGGGACAGAGCGTGTTGTTTTTGTCGGGACTCTTCGCCGGAGCATGGCTGGGGAGCCGGATACTGGTGAAATGGGTTGTCAGGTGCTGA
- the ybgC gene encoding tol-pal system-associated acyl-CoA thioesterase produces MEIRIYYEDTDAGGVVYHANYLRYFERARTEFMRERGLSVLELHERGCIFPVVRVEVDFRAPARHDDLLRIETEVLEVGKTSFILGQQVVRAVDGKLLVAGKVTLVCVGPEMKAKRLPDELVQVLTGV; encoded by the coding sequence TTGGAAATACGAATCTACTATGAGGATACCGATGCGGGAGGGGTGGTCTACCATGCCAACTACCTCCGTTACTTTGAGCGGGCGCGGACCGAGTTTATGCGCGAACGGGGCCTGTCGGTACTGGAACTCCATGAGCGCGGCTGCATCTTCCCGGTGGTCAGGGTAGAAGTCGACTTTCGTGCCCCGGCCAGACATGACGACCTGCTACGGATCGAAACCGAAGTGCTGGAAGTGGGGAAGACCTCTTTTATTCTCGGTCAGCAGGTGGTCCGGGCGGTTGACGGAAAGCTTCTCGTTGCCGGCAAGGTGACGTTGGTCTGTGTCGGCCCCGAGATGAAGGCAAAACGGTTGCCGGACGAACTTGTTCAGGTCCTCACCGGTGTTTAA
- the glnE gene encoding bifunctional [glutamate--ammonia ligase]-adenylyl-L-tyrosine phosphorylase/[glutamate--ammonia-ligase] adenylyltransferase has protein sequence MNRNAEFAEELQAALALDPENGDRQLISCLESRGFGYGPRSAANLRLLAYIFPPESLRAIALAALATPLPDMALNNLERIGSVVPREELLAACGKKAMLARLINICGSSPFLTNIICRDPLYFRELFTRRQIDVGRSEAETLALLRSQLAPDADYQAILPFLRRFKFVEILRIAARDLNGLAALEEVTAELSGLAAATLQVAYEVARRQLVGEHGIPLMQTPSGEREADLVVIGMGKLGGRELNFSSDIDIIYFYSSDQGETSGIDDGQGWVRGKISLHAFFVKLAEMIGKAISQVTDDGFVFRVDLGLRPEGKSGDVATSIRSAEIYYESWGQSWERSAMLKARPVAGSLELGEQFLRVIEPFVYRKYLDYNLIEDIMGMKKKIDASLARSQEGEYNIKLGRGGIREIEFFIQALQLVYAGKNPALRVKNSLLALIALRDARIIPADDCAALSDAYRFLRFVEHRIQVVQERQSHSLPRKEDELRALARRCGYLRPNGPAKFTETLEAHRQRVSSIYGALFLSRDERLKEELQPEVYYFFDRKAAPDLIKDMLAERRFENVDAAYENLLLLRDGPPRAHLTERARRILENIAPLLLQEIFASPDPDMALTNLERFLCAVGSRSTFYALLAENREILKLMVSLFGMSEFLSKIFVSHPELLDSMVSRAYASFLKERDVMERELAVLLEQADDFEEKLDALRRFRHEEFLRIGMNDIYGKVGQTEIAMQLTHLAEVCLAAACRMGKSELSRFGRPTYRDEEGAVKEARFAILAMGKLGGNELNYHSDLDIIYIYDYQGYTDGEKQITNHEYFAKLAQKIILILTTQTREGYVYKIDTRLRPSGNAGPLVTSLESFRNYHREEAQIWERQALTRARVALGDEPLKGGIEEIVRHTVYGRSADDAVRKEIHRLRMRMETELAKESEGNYNIKTGRGGIVDIEFIVQFLQLKQGKEFPEIRSTNTLMALKAMKASRLLADADFSALQNGYKFLRRLENRLRIIHDYSINDLGGPMKYLNKLARRLGYDPKLKNPGEALMRDYEQVTFAVRQVYDRIFVAGEN, from the coding sequence ATGAACCGCAATGCGGAGTTTGCCGAGGAACTCCAGGCTGCCCTTGCCTTAGACCCGGAAAACGGGGACCGCCAGCTCATATCATGCCTCGAATCGAGAGGGTTCGGCTACGGTCCTCGCTCCGCCGCCAATCTGCGCCTGCTCGCCTACATATTCCCCCCCGAAAGCCTCCGCGCCATCGCCCTGGCCGCCCTGGCAACCCCCCTGCCGGACATGGCCCTCAACAACCTGGAGAGGATCGGATCCGTCGTTCCGCGCGAAGAATTGCTCGCCGCATGCGGCAAGAAGGCGATGCTCGCCAGGCTGATCAACATCTGCGGTTCTTCGCCGTTTCTCACTAACATCATTTGCCGTGACCCCCTGTATTTCCGGGAGCTCTTCACCCGCCGACAGATCGACGTCGGACGGAGCGAGGCGGAAACCCTTGCCCTCCTCCGTAGCCAGCTCGCCCCGGATGCCGATTACCAGGCGATCCTGCCGTTTCTCCGCCGCTTCAAATTTGTGGAAATCCTGCGCATTGCGGCCCGCGACCTGAATGGCTTAGCCGCGCTGGAAGAGGTGACGGCCGAACTCTCGGGACTTGCGGCGGCAACGCTCCAGGTTGCTTACGAGGTGGCGCGCCGGCAACTGGTGGGGGAGCATGGCATTCCCCTGATGCAAACCCCTTCCGGAGAGCGGGAAGCCGATCTGGTCGTTATCGGCATGGGGAAACTGGGCGGACGGGAGCTCAATTTTTCCTCGGACATCGACATCATCTACTTCTATTCCTCCGACCAGGGAGAAACGAGCGGTATCGATGACGGCCAGGGATGGGTACGGGGCAAGATCTCGCTCCACGCCTTCTTCGTCAAATTGGCGGAGATGATCGGTAAGGCGATCTCCCAAGTGACCGACGACGGCTTCGTCTTCCGTGTCGATCTGGGATTGCGGCCGGAGGGGAAGAGCGGTGACGTGGCTACTTCCATCCGTTCCGCCGAGATCTATTACGAATCGTGGGGGCAGTCGTGGGAGCGGTCGGCCATGCTGAAGGCGCGTCCGGTGGCAGGCTCGCTGGAGCTCGGCGAGCAGTTCCTCCGTGTCATCGAGCCGTTTGTCTATCGCAAGTATCTGGATTACAACCTGATCGAAGACATCATGGGGATGAAGAAGAAGATAGATGCTTCTCTGGCCAGGTCGCAGGAAGGGGAATACAACATCAAGCTCGGGCGGGGGGGGATTCGCGAAATCGAGTTCTTCATCCAGGCGTTACAGCTCGTCTATGCCGGGAAGAACCCGGCCTTACGGGTGAAAAATTCGTTGCTCGCGCTGATCGCGTTGCGCGACGCCCGCATTATCCCGGCAGATGACTGCGCGGCCCTCAGCGATGCATACCGCTTCCTCCGCTTTGTCGAGCATCGGATCCAGGTGGTCCAGGAGCGGCAGAGCCACAGCCTGCCGCGCAAGGAAGACGAACTGCGGGCATTGGCCCGCCGTTGCGGCTATCTCCGCCCCAATGGCCCGGCGAAATTTACGGAGACGCTGGAAGCCCACCGTCAAAGGGTTTCCTCCATCTACGGCGCGCTGTTCCTCTCCCGCGACGAACGACTTAAGGAAGAGCTCCAGCCGGAGGTTTACTACTTTTTCGACCGCAAGGCAGCCCCCGATCTGATCAAAGACATGCTCGCCGAGCGCCGCTTTGAAAATGTCGATGCTGCGTACGAAAACCTGCTGCTGCTGCGCGATGGTCCGCCGCGAGCCCATCTCACCGAACGAGCCCGGCGCATCCTGGAAAACATCGCCCCCCTCCTCTTGCAGGAGATATTCGCCTCCCCTGACCCGGACATGGCCCTCACCAACCTGGAGCGCTTTCTCTGCGCGGTCGGTTCCCGCTCCACGTTCTACGCCCTGCTCGCAGAAAACCGCGAGATACTCAAACTCATGGTTTCCCTGTTCGGCATGTCGGAGTTCCTGTCGAAAATCTTCGTCAGCCATCCCGAGCTTCTCGACAGCATGGTCTCCCGCGCCTATGCTTCATTCCTCAAGGAACGAGATGTGATGGAAAGAGAACTGGCTGTTTTGCTGGAGCAGGCGGATGATTTCGAGGAGAAGCTTGACGCCCTGCGCCGCTTCCGCCATGAGGAGTTCCTCCGTATCGGCATGAACGACATCTACGGCAAGGTAGGGCAGACCGAGATAGCCATGCAGCTCACCCACTTGGCCGAGGTTTGCCTGGCGGCAGCCTGCCGGATGGGCAAGTCGGAACTCAGCCGTTTCGGCAGGCCGACGTACCGCGATGAAGAAGGCGCGGTGAAAGAGGCCCGTTTCGCCATCCTTGCCATGGGCAAGCTGGGGGGAAACGAGCTCAATTACCATTCCGACCTGGACATCATCTACATCTACGACTACCAGGGGTACACGGACGGCGAAAAGCAGATCACAAACCACGAATATTTTGCCAAGCTGGCGCAGAAGATCATTCTGATACTCACAACCCAGACCCGCGAGGGGTATGTGTACAAGATCGATACCCGCCTCCGCCCGTCGGGCAATGCCGGGCCGCTTGTCACCTCCCTGGAGTCGTTCAGGAACTATCACCGGGAAGAGGCCCAGATCTGGGAGCGCCAGGCCTTGACCCGCGCCCGGGTGGCTTTGGGAGACGAACCGCTCAAGGGGGGGATCGAGGAGATCGTCCGCCATACGGTTTACGGCAGAAGCGCCGATGATGCGGTGCGAAAAGAGATCCACCGGCTGCGGATGCGGATGGAGACCGAACTGGCAAAAGAGTCGGAGGGGAACTACAACATCAAGACCGGCCGCGGCGGGATCGTTGACATAGAATTCATTGTCCAGTTCCTCCAGCTCAAGCAAGGCAAGGAATTCCCGGAAATCCGCAGCACCAACACCCTGATGGCGCTTAAGGCGATGAAGGCGAGCCGCCTCCTGGCAGACGCCGATTTCTCCGCCCTCCAGAACGGCTACAAATTCCTCCGCCGCCTGGAAAACCGGCTGCGCATCATCCACGATTATTCCATAAACGACCTTGGCGGGCCGATGAAATACCTGAACAAGCTGGCCCGCCGCCTGGGCTACGACCCGAAGCTGAAAAATCCCGGGGAGGCCCTGATGCGGGATTACGAACAGGTAACCTTTGCCGTGCGCCAGGTGTACGACCGGATTTTCGTCGCCGGTGAAAACTGA
- the mtnA gene encoding S-methyl-5-thioribose-1-phosphate isomerase, whose amino-acid sequence MSFRTIEWRDNKVVMIDQTRLPGEEVYNEYTDFQSVAEAIRGMIIRGAPAIGVAAAMGIALGAREIIADTHESFFRQLDNVCNVMARTRPTAVNLFWAIERMKRVAESHRDKDLNSIREILKAEAIRIEEEDLEICRAIGRNGAPLIKEGATILTHCNAGGLATAGYGTALGVIRAAHEAGKRIQVFADETRPWLQGARLTSWELMKDGIPVTLISDNMAGYFMRKGEIDVCVVGADRIAANGDTANKIGTYSVAVLAKENKIPFYVAAPVSTLDLSLKSGEDIPIEERHSREVTHLQGLPVAPEGVKVRNPAFDVTPARYIAGIITEKGVVRGDYEKELRALVGR is encoded by the coding sequence ATGTCCTTTAGAACAATTGAATGGCGCGACAACAAGGTGGTTATGATCGACCAGACCCGGCTTCCCGGCGAAGAGGTCTACAACGAATACACGGACTTCCAGAGCGTGGCCGAGGCGATCCGCGGCATGATCATCCGCGGCGCGCCGGCCATCGGTGTGGCTGCGGCCATGGGGATCGCCCTCGGCGCCCGGGAGATCATCGCCGACACCCATGAATCGTTCTTCCGCCAGCTGGACAACGTCTGCAACGTCATGGCCCGCACCCGCCCCACGGCGGTCAACCTGTTCTGGGCCATCGAGCGGATGAAACGGGTGGCCGAGTCCCATCGGGACAAGGACCTCAACTCCATCCGGGAAATCCTCAAGGCGGAGGCGATCCGCATCGAGGAGGAGGATCTGGAGATCTGCCGGGCCATCGGCCGCAACGGCGCGCCCCTCATCAAGGAGGGGGCGACCATCCTCACCCACTGCAACGCCGGCGGTTTGGCCACGGCCGGCTATGGCACCGCCCTCGGCGTCATCCGTGCCGCCCATGAGGCGGGGAAGCGGATCCAGGTCTTTGCCGACGAGACTCGTCCCTGGCTCCAGGGGGCCCGTCTCACCTCGTGGGAACTGATGAAGGACGGCATTCCCGTCACCCTTATTTCAGACAACATGGCCGGCTACTTCATGAGAAAAGGGGAGATCGACGTCTGCGTCGTCGGCGCCGACCGTATCGCCGCCAACGGCGATACGGCCAACAAGATCGGCACCTATTCCGTCGCGGTGCTGGCGAAGGAGAACAAGATCCCCTTCTACGTGGCCGCCCCCGTCTCGACCCTCGACCTGTCCCTTAAGAGCGGTGAAGATATCCCCATCGAGGAGCGCCATTCACGGGAAGTCACCCATCTCCAGGGATTGCCCGTCGCCCCCGAAGGGGTGAAAGTGCGCAATCCGGCCTTCGACGTCACTCCTGCCCGTTACATTGCCGGCATCATCACCGAAAAAGGGGTGGTGCGGGGCGATTACGAGAAGGAACTCAGGGCTCTGGTGGGCCGATGA
- the gatB gene encoding Asp-tRNA(Asn)/Glu-tRNA(Gln) amidotransferase subunit GatB, with protein MGESMKYQVVIGLEVHVQLLTNSKIFCGCSTRFGAEPNSQTCPVCLGMPGALPVLNKKVVEYAIRAGLATNCRIAPRSVFARKNYFYPDLPKGYQISQFELPICIDGHLDIEVEGGMKRIGITRIHMEEDAGKLVHADVPGVGDDSCVDLNRACTPLLEIVSEPDMRSADEAVAYLKKLHQIVVYLGISDGNMEEGSFRCDANVSVMPAGSDKFGTRTETKNVNSFKFVKQAIEYEIERQIEVIEEGGKIVQETRLFDPNTGSTRSMRGKEEAHDYRYFPDPDLVPLVIGNDWVEDARLSLPELPDAKRQRYTDELGLPVYDAEVLTATRELAGYFEACLALSPQPKPVANWVMGEVTRALNEENRSIADCPVTPPLLADLLRLIEKGTISGKIAKTVFDEMWRSGKAPEKIVEEKGLVQVSDTGAIEAIIDEVLAKEAGQVEEYRSGKDKLFGFFVGQVMRASKGKANPALVNEILLKKLNG; from the coding sequence ATCGGAGAATCTATGAAATATCAGGTTGTCATCGGGCTGGAGGTCCACGTCCAGCTCCTCACCAACAGCAAGATTTTTTGCGGCTGCTCGACCCGCTTCGGCGCAGAGCCTAACTCCCAGACCTGCCCGGTCTGCCTGGGGATGCCGGGGGCGCTGCCGGTCCTCAACAAGAAGGTGGTGGAGTATGCCATCAGGGCGGGTCTTGCCACCAACTGCCGGATAGCGCCGCGGAGCGTCTTCGCCCGGAAGAACTACTTCTACCCCGACCTCCCCAAGGGATACCAGATCAGCCAGTTCGAGCTTCCCATCTGCATTGACGGCCATCTGGATATCGAGGTGGAAGGGGGGATGAAAAGGATCGGCATCACCCGCATCCACATGGAGGAAGACGCGGGGAAGCTGGTGCACGCCGACGTCCCCGGCGTCGGCGACGATTCCTGCGTCGACCTGAACCGGGCCTGCACGCCGCTTCTGGAGATCGTCTCCGAGCCTGACATGCGCTCCGCTGACGAAGCGGTGGCCTACCTGAAGAAGCTGCACCAGATCGTCGTTTATCTCGGGATCAGCGACGGCAACATGGAGGAGGGGAGCTTCCGCTGCGATGCCAACGTTTCGGTGATGCCGGCAGGCTCCGACAAGTTCGGCACCCGCACTGAAACCAAGAACGTCAACTCCTTCAAGTTCGTCAAGCAGGCGATCGAATACGAGATCGAGCGGCAGATCGAGGTGATCGAGGAGGGGGGAAAGATCGTCCAGGAGACCCGCCTCTTCGATCCGAACACAGGGTCTACCCGCTCCATGCGGGGCAAGGAAGAAGCCCACGACTACCGCTACTTCCCCGATCCGGACCTGGTGCCGCTGGTCATCGGCAACGACTGGGTGGAGGATGCGCGGCTCTCCCTCCCCGAGCTCCCCGATGCCAAGCGGCAGCGCTACACGGACGAACTGGGACTTCCTGTCTACGATGCCGAGGTGCTGACCGCGACCCGTGAGCTGGCCGGCTACTTCGAGGCCTGCCTGGCCCTCTCTCCCCAGCCGAAGCCCGTTGCCAACTGGGTGATGGGGGAGGTGACCCGGGCGCTCAACGAAGAGAACAGATCCATAGCCGACTGTCCGGTGACGCCGCCGCTTTTGGCCGATCTTCTCCGGCTGATCGAGAAGGGGACCATCTCCGGCAAGATCGCCAAGACCGTCTTCGACGAGATGTGGCGAAGCGGCAAGGCTCCGGAAAAGATTGTAGAAGAAAAGGGGCTGGTGCAGGTCTCCGACACGGGCGCGATAGAGGCGATCATCGACGAGGTGTTGGCAAAGGAGGCGGGGCAGGTGGAGGAATACCGGAGCGGCAAGGACAAGCTCTTCGGCTTCTTCGTCGGCCAGGTGATGCGGGCCTCCAAGGGGAAGGCGAACCCGGCGCTGGTGAACGAGATATTGCTGAAGAAACTCAACGGCTAA
- the gatA gene encoding Asp-tRNA(Asn)/Glu-tRNA(Gln) amidotransferase subunit GatA: MELFELTIHELHDKLKKKEVSSVEATRALLARIDAVEPRVNAFITVTPEEALKNAEAADRRIAAGDMQLLTGIPIALKDIFLTKGVRTTCASRILDNFIPPYDATSVARLKAQGMVLVGKLNQDEFAMGSSTESSYYGKTHNPWNLECIPGGSSGGSAAAIAARQAIATLGTDTGGSIRQPASHCGCVGLKPTYGRVSRYGVIAYASSLDQVGPVTRDVTDCAIMLGAVAGFDPKDSTSVDLPVPDYSKALSNDVKGLKIGLPKEYFIAGLDPDVQKTMDAAIETYKGLGAQFVEISLPHTDYAVATYYLIATAEASSNLARYDGVRFGHRSSEAQGLIDMYRKSRSEGFGEEVKRRIMLGTYALSSGYYDAYYLKAQKVRTLIMQDFSRAFEEVDVILTPVAPTPAFRIGEKSADPLQMYLSDIFTIPVNLAGTCGMSIPAGFSKDGLPVGLQLVGRPFGEECILRAAYAFEQNTDWHERKASL, translated from the coding sequence ATGGAACTGTTTGAACTGACCATCCACGAGCTGCATGACAAACTGAAGAAGAAGGAAGTCTCCTCCGTTGAGGCGACCAGGGCGCTGCTTGCACGTATCGATGCGGTGGAGCCCCGGGTTAACGCCTTCATTACCGTCACCCCTGAGGAGGCGCTGAAAAATGCCGAGGCGGCGGACCGGCGGATCGCCGCAGGCGACATGCAGCTCCTGACCGGCATCCCCATCGCCCTCAAGGACATCTTCCTCACCAAAGGGGTGCGCACCACCTGTGCTTCGCGCATCCTCGACAATTTCATCCCGCCATACGACGCAACCAGCGTCGCCAGGCTGAAGGCGCAGGGGATGGTGCTGGTGGGCAAGCTGAACCAGGACGAGTTTGCCATGGGCTCCTCCACCGAGTCGAGCTATTACGGCAAGACCCACAACCCCTGGAACCTGGAGTGCATTCCCGGCGGCTCCTCGGGCGGATCGGCCGCGGCGATCGCCGCCCGGCAGGCCATTGCAACGCTGGGCACCGACACCGGCGGCTCCATCCGCCAGCCCGCATCCCACTGCGGCTGCGTCGGGCTGAAGCCGACCTACGGCAGGGTCTCCCGCTACGGCGTCATCGCCTATGCATCTTCCCTCGACCAGGTGGGGCCGGTGACCCGCGATGTGACCGACTGCGCCATCATGCTCGGGGCCGTGGCCGGTTTTGATCCCAAGGACTCCACCAGCGTCGACCTGCCGGTGCCGGACTACTCAAAGGCGCTCTCCAACGACGTGAAGGGGCTGAAAATCGGCCTCCCCAAGGAGTATTTCATCGCCGGGCTCGATCCGGACGTGCAAAAGACCATGGATGCAGCCATCGAAACCTACAAGGGGCTGGGCGCGCAGTTTGTGGAAATCTCCCTACCCCATACCGACTATGCCGTCGCCACCTACTACCTGATCGCCACCGCCGAGGCCAGCTCCAACCTGGCCCGCTACGACGGGGTCCGCTTCGGCCACCGCAGCAGCGAGGCGCAGGGACTTATCGACATGTACAGGAAGAGCCGCTCCGAGGGGTTCGGCGAGGAGGTGAAGCGAAGGATCATGCTCGGCACCTACGCCCTCTCGTCCGGCTACTACGACGCCTATTACCTGAAGGCGCAGAAGGTGCGCACCCTGATCATGCAGGATTTCAGCAGGGCCTTCGAAGAGGTGGACGTGATCCTCACGCCGGTCGCGCCGACCCCGGCCTTCAGGATCGGCGAAAAGAGCGCGGACCCCTTGCAGATGTACCTCTCCGACATCTTCACCATCCCGGTCAACCTGGCTGGGACTTGCGGCATGTCCATACCGGCCGGCTTCAGCAAGGACGGCCTTCCCGTCGGCCTACAGCTCGTAGGGAGGCCCTTCGGCGAGGAGTGCATCCTCCGTGCAGCCTATGCCTTTGAGCAGAACACGGATTGGCACGAGCGGAAGGCATCGCTGTAA
- the gatC gene encoding Asp-tRNA(Asn)/Glu-tRNA(Gln) amidotransferase subunit GatC, with translation MKITKAEVEHVALLARLELTEQEAETFTGQMDAILAYVDKLNELDTDGIVPTAHAVPMENAFRADEVTPSIGIENALGNAPKRAESFFRVPKVIE, from the coding sequence ATGAAGATAACGAAAGCCGAAGTCGAACATGTGGCGCTCCTGGCCCGCCTGGAGCTGACAGAGCAGGAAGCGGAGACCTTCACCGGCCAGATGGATGCGATCCTCGCCTATGTGGACAAACTTAACGAGTTGGATACCGACGGCATCGTTCCCACCGCCCATGCCGTTCCTATGGAAAACGCCTTCCGTGCCGATGAGGTTACTCCCTCCATTGGCATCGAAAATGCCCTCGGCAACGCGCCGAAACGGGCGGAAAGCTTTTTCCGCGTACCGAAGGTAATCGAATAA